Proteins found in one Primulina eburnea isolate SZY01 chromosome 16, ASM2296580v1, whole genome shotgun sequence genomic segment:
- the LOC140816453 gene encoding growth-regulating factor 7-like isoform X3, translated as MMGRLNLENLNRPLGGGNDDDGGTRCADSGVGHTHDSGGANEVLSNIYRNDVSTSCVGSSTAGYKLTDLQTFDIIHSLNSTTASNSSGVMASSVGLAFTSVQWKELERQSMIFKYLTASLPLPPDLLYPLSLNSPAPSSDLTINLLSGGGELCNARCFKNRDPEPGRCKRTDGKKWRCSKDVAPMQKYCERHLHKSRLRSRKPVEVRNNSEVHKKTPLEQGPLPTLEAYSTASHQIPTQNKPHLLFNPIESDRNAGLMEFESPENEWQHLLKKANLDFLANEFSFTRSSNPIFYQNCVETSNPFPCSNFQPHTGVINAWSMDNYKSSKNGNATSWPVSLHQWNLSPSLNLSMGVASGNVLDGETSKFEIEDGLKDSDYYVTDTRWLPFSRGGPLGEALQPLVIGVEGSNPSSTGVEGSNPASPYDSVHTTATTVSSPSGVLPQTLFSHSENSVCNSPAGAAPSLEYAFQWFS; from the exons ATGATGGGTCGTCTAAATCTAGAAAATCTGAACCGCCCACTTGGTGGTGGTAATGACGATGACGGTGGTACTCGCTGCGCCGACAGTGGTGTGGGGCATACCCATGACAGCGGCGGAGCGAACGAGGTGTTGAGCAATATATACCGAAACGATGTCTCGACTTCATGTGTTGGTAGCTCTACAGCAGGTTATAAATTGACCGATTTGCAAACATTTGACATTATTCATTCTTTGAATTCCACAACTGCATCCAATTCCTCGG GAGTAATGGCTTCGAGTGTGGGACTAGCTTTTACATCTGTTCAATGGAAAGAGCTTGAGAGACAATCTATGATCTTTAAATACTTGACGGCCTCTCTGCCGCTGCCTCCTGATCTTCTCTATCCACTTTCACTAAATTCTCCTGCTCCATCTTCAGACCTTACCATTAAct TGTTGAGTGGCGGAGGAGAGCTATGTAATGCTAGATGTTTCAAGAATAGAGATCCGGAGCCAGGGAGGTGTAAGCGAACAGATGGCAAGAAATGGAGGTGTTCAAAAGACGTGGCTCCGATGCAGAAATACTGTGAGCGTCACCTGCACAAGAGTCGTTTGCGTTCAAGAAAGCCTGTGGAAGTTCGAAACAATAGCGAAGTTCATAAGAAAACACCCCTTGAACAAGGCCCTCTTCCCACGCTTGAAGCCTACAGCACTGCATCCCACCAGATTCCTACTCAAAATAAACCCCATCTGTTGTTCAATCCTATAGAATCTGACAG GAATGCTGGCTTGATGGAATTCGAGTCGCCTGAGAATGAATGGCAACACTTGCTGAAGAAAGCGAATCTGGATTTTTTGGCTAATGAGTTCTCCTTCACTCGAAGTTCCAATCCCATTTTTTATCAAAATTGTGTCGAGACTTCAAATCCATTCCCTTGCTCTAATTTCCAGCCACATACTGGAGTAATCAATGCTTGGTCAATGGATAATTACAAAAGCAGTAAAAATGGCAATGCCACATCCTGGCCCGTGTCCCTCCATCAGTGGAATTTGTCCCCTTCACTCAATTTATCCATGGGTGTGGCTTCTGGAAATGTGTTGGATGGAGAAACTAGCAAGTTTGAAATTGAAGATGGTCTTAAAGATTCTGATTATTACGTCACAGACACAAGATGGTTACCATTTTCTCGAGGAGGGCCACTTGGAGAAGCTTTGCAGCCATTAGTGATTGGGGTTGAGGGATCAAATCCATCTTCTACTGGGGTTGAGGGATCAAATCCAGCTTCTCCCTATGATTCTGTCCACACCACAGCTACTACAGTTTCATCCCCGTCAGGGGTTCTTCCTCAGACATTGTTCTCACACTCGGAGAACAGCGTTTGCAATAGTCCAGCTGGTGCTGCGCCTTCCTTGGAATATGCATTTCAATGGTTCAGTTAG
- the LOC140816453 gene encoding growth-regulating factor 7-like isoform X2, with the protein MEAHQRARKAVKPITKSKDIETFPSKICMMGRLNLENLNRPLGGGNDDDGGTRCADSGVGHTHDSGGANEVLSNIYRNDVSTSCVGSSTAGVMASSVGLAFTSVQWKELERQSMIFKYLTASLPLPPDLLYPLSLNSPAPSSDLTINLLSGGGELCNARCFKNRDPEPGRCKRTDGKKWRCSKDVAPMQKYCERHLHKSRLRSRKPVEVRNNSEVHKKTPLEQGPLPTLEAYSTASHQIPTQNKPHLLFNPIESDRNAGLMEFESPENEWQHLLKKANLDFLANEFSFTRSSNPIFYQNCVETSNPFPCSNFQPHTGVINAWSMDNYKSSKNGNATSWPVSLHQWNLSPSLNLSMGVASGNVLDGETSKFEIEDGLKDSDYYVTDTRWLPFSRGGPLGEALQPLVIGVEGSNPSSTGVEGSNPASPYDSVHTTATTVSSPSGVLPQTLFSHSENSVCNSPAGAAPSLEYAFQWFS; encoded by the exons ATGGAGGCACACCAGAGGGCGAGAAAGGCGGTAAAACCAATTACTAAATCGAAAG ATATTGAAACGTTCCCTTCCAAGATTTGCATGATGGGTCGTCTAAATCTAGAAAATCTGAACCGCCCACTTGGTGGTGGTAATGACGATGACGGTGGTACTCGCTGCGCCGACAGTGGTGTGGGGCATACCCATGACAGCGGCGGAGCGAACGAGGTGTTGAGCAATATATACCGAAACGATGTCTCGACTTCATGTGTTGGTAGCTCTACAGCAG GAGTAATGGCTTCGAGTGTGGGACTAGCTTTTACATCTGTTCAATGGAAAGAGCTTGAGAGACAATCTATGATCTTTAAATACTTGACGGCCTCTCTGCCGCTGCCTCCTGATCTTCTCTATCCACTTTCACTAAATTCTCCTGCTCCATCTTCAGACCTTACCATTAAct TGTTGAGTGGCGGAGGAGAGCTATGTAATGCTAGATGTTTCAAGAATAGAGATCCGGAGCCAGGGAGGTGTAAGCGAACAGATGGCAAGAAATGGAGGTGTTCAAAAGACGTGGCTCCGATGCAGAAATACTGTGAGCGTCACCTGCACAAGAGTCGTTTGCGTTCAAGAAAGCCTGTGGAAGTTCGAAACAATAGCGAAGTTCATAAGAAAACACCCCTTGAACAAGGCCCTCTTCCCACGCTTGAAGCCTACAGCACTGCATCCCACCAGATTCCTACTCAAAATAAACCCCATCTGTTGTTCAATCCTATAGAATCTGACAG GAATGCTGGCTTGATGGAATTCGAGTCGCCTGAGAATGAATGGCAACACTTGCTGAAGAAAGCGAATCTGGATTTTTTGGCTAATGAGTTCTCCTTCACTCGAAGTTCCAATCCCATTTTTTATCAAAATTGTGTCGAGACTTCAAATCCATTCCCTTGCTCTAATTTCCAGCCACATACTGGAGTAATCAATGCTTGGTCAATGGATAATTACAAAAGCAGTAAAAATGGCAATGCCACATCCTGGCCCGTGTCCCTCCATCAGTGGAATTTGTCCCCTTCACTCAATTTATCCATGGGTGTGGCTTCTGGAAATGTGTTGGATGGAGAAACTAGCAAGTTTGAAATTGAAGATGGTCTTAAAGATTCTGATTATTACGTCACAGACACAAGATGGTTACCATTTTCTCGAGGAGGGCCACTTGGAGAAGCTTTGCAGCCATTAGTGATTGGGGTTGAGGGATCAAATCCATCTTCTACTGGGGTTGAGGGATCAAATCCAGCTTCTCCCTATGATTCTGTCCACACCACAGCTACTACAGTTTCATCCCCGTCAGGGGTTCTTCCTCAGACATTGTTCTCACACTCGGAGAACAGCGTTTGCAATAGTCCAGCTGGTGCTGCGCCTTCCTTGGAATATGCATTTCAATGGTTCAGTTAG
- the LOC140816453 gene encoding growth-regulating factor 7-like isoform X1, producing MEAHQRARKAVKPITKSKDIETFPSKICMMGRLNLENLNRPLGGGNDDDGGTRCADSGVGHTHDSGGANEVLSNIYRNDVSTSCVGSSTAGYKLTDLQTFDIIHSLNSTTASNSSGVMASSVGLAFTSVQWKELERQSMIFKYLTASLPLPPDLLYPLSLNSPAPSSDLTINLLSGGGELCNARCFKNRDPEPGRCKRTDGKKWRCSKDVAPMQKYCERHLHKSRLRSRKPVEVRNNSEVHKKTPLEQGPLPTLEAYSTASHQIPTQNKPHLLFNPIESDRNAGLMEFESPENEWQHLLKKANLDFLANEFSFTRSSNPIFYQNCVETSNPFPCSNFQPHTGVINAWSMDNYKSSKNGNATSWPVSLHQWNLSPSLNLSMGVASGNVLDGETSKFEIEDGLKDSDYYVTDTRWLPFSRGGPLGEALQPLVIGVEGSNPSSTGVEGSNPASPYDSVHTTATTVSSPSGVLPQTLFSHSENSVCNSPAGAAPSLEYAFQWFS from the exons ATGGAGGCACACCAGAGGGCGAGAAAGGCGGTAAAACCAATTACTAAATCGAAAG ATATTGAAACGTTCCCTTCCAAGATTTGCATGATGGGTCGTCTAAATCTAGAAAATCTGAACCGCCCACTTGGTGGTGGTAATGACGATGACGGTGGTACTCGCTGCGCCGACAGTGGTGTGGGGCATACCCATGACAGCGGCGGAGCGAACGAGGTGTTGAGCAATATATACCGAAACGATGTCTCGACTTCATGTGTTGGTAGCTCTACAGCAGGTTATAAATTGACCGATTTGCAAACATTTGACATTATTCATTCTTTGAATTCCACAACTGCATCCAATTCCTCGG GAGTAATGGCTTCGAGTGTGGGACTAGCTTTTACATCTGTTCAATGGAAAGAGCTTGAGAGACAATCTATGATCTTTAAATACTTGACGGCCTCTCTGCCGCTGCCTCCTGATCTTCTCTATCCACTTTCACTAAATTCTCCTGCTCCATCTTCAGACCTTACCATTAAct TGTTGAGTGGCGGAGGAGAGCTATGTAATGCTAGATGTTTCAAGAATAGAGATCCGGAGCCAGGGAGGTGTAAGCGAACAGATGGCAAGAAATGGAGGTGTTCAAAAGACGTGGCTCCGATGCAGAAATACTGTGAGCGTCACCTGCACAAGAGTCGTTTGCGTTCAAGAAAGCCTGTGGAAGTTCGAAACAATAGCGAAGTTCATAAGAAAACACCCCTTGAACAAGGCCCTCTTCCCACGCTTGAAGCCTACAGCACTGCATCCCACCAGATTCCTACTCAAAATAAACCCCATCTGTTGTTCAATCCTATAGAATCTGACAG GAATGCTGGCTTGATGGAATTCGAGTCGCCTGAGAATGAATGGCAACACTTGCTGAAGAAAGCGAATCTGGATTTTTTGGCTAATGAGTTCTCCTTCACTCGAAGTTCCAATCCCATTTTTTATCAAAATTGTGTCGAGACTTCAAATCCATTCCCTTGCTCTAATTTCCAGCCACATACTGGAGTAATCAATGCTTGGTCAATGGATAATTACAAAAGCAGTAAAAATGGCAATGCCACATCCTGGCCCGTGTCCCTCCATCAGTGGAATTTGTCCCCTTCACTCAATTTATCCATGGGTGTGGCTTCTGGAAATGTGTTGGATGGAGAAACTAGCAAGTTTGAAATTGAAGATGGTCTTAAAGATTCTGATTATTACGTCACAGACACAAGATGGTTACCATTTTCTCGAGGAGGGCCACTTGGAGAAGCTTTGCAGCCATTAGTGATTGGGGTTGAGGGATCAAATCCATCTTCTACTGGGGTTGAGGGATCAAATCCAGCTTCTCCCTATGATTCTGTCCACACCACAGCTACTACAGTTTCATCCCCGTCAGGGGTTCTTCCTCAGACATTGTTCTCACACTCGGAGAACAGCGTTTGCAATAGTCCAGCTGGTGCTGCGCCTTCCTTGGAATATGCATTTCAATGGTTCAGTTAG